The Aggregatilinea lenta genome includes a region encoding these proteins:
- a CDS encoding dihydrodipicolinate synthase family protein has protein sequence MPPQFVVDRMREGIVIPAHPLALTDERQFDERRQRALTRYYHAAEAGGVAVGVHTTQFEIRDPEHRLYEPVLRCSAEVLSEQDAATGRQSVRIAGLCGPTEQALQEAKVARVHGYHLGLLSLTSFEGANDDALIRHCTGIAQEIPLMGFYLQPAAGGRILSEAFWRRFLEIPNVIAIKIAPFNRYQTLDVIRAVADVGRAQDVALYTGNDDNIVIDLLTRFRVQVGGHAVELQFAGGLLGHWAYWTRRAVELLAECKRVRANGCVPSEQLVLAAQVTDSNSAVFDAAHQYQGANPGIHEVLRRQGLLATSLCLAPTARLSPGQAEEIDRVCRVYPHLTDDDFVREHLSEWLD, from the coding sequence ATGCCTCCTCAGTTCGTCGTGGATCGGATGCGTGAAGGGATCGTGATTCCCGCCCATCCACTCGCGCTGACGGATGAACGGCAGTTTGACGAACGCCGCCAGCGCGCGTTGACTCGCTACTACCATGCTGCGGAAGCGGGGGGCGTGGCTGTGGGCGTGCACACGACCCAGTTTGAAATCCGCGACCCTGAACACCGGCTGTACGAGCCTGTCTTGCGCTGCAGCGCCGAGGTGCTGAGCGAGCAAGACGCGGCAACGGGCCGCCAATCCGTGCGTATTGCCGGGCTATGTGGCCCTACGGAGCAGGCGTTACAGGAAGCGAAGGTGGCACGCGTCCATGGATATCACCTGGGGCTTCTGTCACTAACGTCGTTCGAAGGCGCGAATGATGACGCGCTGATTCGGCACTGCACTGGGATTGCGCAGGAGATCCCGCTCATGGGCTTTTATCTCCAGCCGGCTGCAGGTGGACGGATCTTGTCCGAAGCCTTCTGGCGGCGGTTCCTGGAAATCCCAAATGTGATTGCGATCAAAATCGCGCCGTTTAATCGCTACCAGACGCTCGACGTGATCCGCGCTGTGGCTGATGTTGGGCGCGCGCAGGACGTTGCCCTGTACACCGGCAACGACGACAACATCGTGATCGATCTGCTGACCCGATTCCGGGTACAGGTGGGTGGCCATGCTGTCGAGCTGCAATTTGCGGGCGGCCTGTTAGGCCACTGGGCCTACTGGACTCGCCGGGCTGTCGAGCTGCTGGCCGAGTGTAAGCGCGTGCGAGCAAACGGCTGTGTGCCTTCCGAACAGCTTGTCCTGGCGGCTCAGGTCACCGACAGCAACAGCGCCGTTTTCGACGCTGCTCACCAGTATCAGGGCGCAAATCCAGGCATTCATGAAGTGCTGCGCCGACAGGGTTTGCTGGCGACCAGCCTATGCCTGGCGCCCACTGCCAGGTTGTCACCTGGTCAGGCTGAGGAAATCGACCGGGTCTGCCGGGTCTATCCGCACCTGACGGATGACGACTTTGTCCGTGAGCACCTCTCTGAGTGGCTTGATTGA
- a CDS encoding sugar phosphate isomerase/epimerase family protein, with translation MTSMKVIVFSKMLSEKSIGELIELGHSHDLDGYDLCIRPGHPVTPENVRDTLVPAVRALSDAGLCVPMATADITLTSPDDPTAEPILAALDTANVRLLKLGYTFFDPVRQRYWDEVDRIRRDNERWAILAQRYDVKVCYHTHNERVIGLNAAALCHLINGFDPQYIGAYLDPTHLILEGEEFAFGLAMIQDYLSIVAGKDVLKFRVDKADHGAYSYHGVPAGKGMVDWTAVFADLKRIGYDGPLSVHCEWHDAGTQFFDILRREIAFFKRHREAAGIPANAGDVGGQTHESTGSL, from the coding sequence ATGACGTCTATGAAGGTGATCGTATTTTCGAAAATGCTTAGCGAAAAGTCGATTGGTGAGCTGATCGAATTGGGACACAGTCACGATCTCGATGGCTACGACCTGTGCATCCGGCCCGGCCATCCTGTGACGCCGGAAAACGTCAGGGATACGTTGGTTCCGGCTGTGCGCGCGCTCAGTGATGCAGGCCTCTGCGTGCCGATGGCGACCGCGGATATTACGCTCACGTCGCCGGACGATCCGACCGCCGAGCCGATTCTGGCCGCCCTGGATACCGCCAACGTGCGTCTGCTCAAGCTCGGCTACACGTTTTTCGACCCGGTGCGCCAGCGTTATTGGGACGAAGTAGATCGCATTCGCCGTGACAATGAGCGGTGGGCGATTCTCGCTCAGCGCTACGACGTCAAAGTCTGCTATCACACCCATAACGAGCGCGTGATCGGGTTGAACGCGGCGGCGCTGTGTCACCTGATCAACGGCTTCGATCCGCAGTACATTGGCGCCTATCTCGATCCGACTCACTTGATTCTGGAAGGCGAGGAATTCGCCTTCGGGCTGGCGATGATTCAGGACTATTTGAGCATCGTTGCGGGAAAGGACGTGCTCAAGTTTCGCGTGGACAAGGCCGATCATGGCGCGTACAGCTATCATGGCGTGCCCGCCGGAAAGGGCATGGTGGATTGGACCGCTGTATTCGCGGATCTCAAGCGCATCGGCTACGATGGTCCACTGTCGGTGCATTGTGAATGGCACGATGCCGGTACCCAGTTCTTTGATATTTTGCGCCGCGAGATCGCATTTTTTAAGCGCCACCGTGAGGCGGCGGGCATTCCGGCTAATGCCGGTGATGTAGGAGGCCAGACACATGAATCCACAGGTTCCCTTTAA
- a CDS encoding glycoside hydrolase family 172 protein, with protein MNPQVPFNGLGMSLGTLSRLSKAQTRSISAENPTGAKGQGGMATEGTTAAFARELGQGWKLSPSISIAGDTTAVLADIDGPGAIQRIWITTHPEHWRRLLLRFYWDGEDAPSVEVPLGDFFCCGWCERTNVNSLPVAVNPAGGFNCYWEMPFHTHARVTIENLSPDAVENLFYQIDYTLTDVHKDCATFHAQWRRSNPVPYMDVHTLLDGVQGWGHYVGTYLAWGSNNNGWWGEGEVKFYLDGDTDWPTICGTGTEDYFGGAWCFEQPEGRYATYSTPFLGLPQIIMPDGLWRSQQRFGMYRWHVMDPVRFERDLRVTVQALGWRSALNGQRRFLPLQDDIASTAFWYQAEPHAPFPQAPTFNQVEVI; from the coding sequence ATGAATCCACAGGTTCCCTTTAACGGGCTGGGTATGTCGCTTGGCACGCTGTCCCGATTGTCAAAGGCACAGACTCGCTCAATCAGTGCGGAAAATCCAACCGGTGCCAAAGGGCAGGGCGGTATGGCCACCGAGGGCACAACGGCGGCCTTTGCGCGGGAGCTGGGACAGGGTTGGAAACTCTCTCCCAGCATTTCTATTGCAGGCGATACGACAGCGGTCCTTGCCGACATTGATGGCCCCGGCGCCATTCAGCGGATTTGGATTACGACCCACCCCGAGCATTGGCGTCGCCTGCTGCTGCGGTTTTACTGGGACGGAGAGGATGCGCCCTCGGTCGAAGTGCCGCTGGGAGACTTCTTCTGCTGCGGGTGGTGCGAGCGCACCAACGTAAATTCGCTGCCGGTGGCGGTTAATCCTGCCGGAGGCTTCAATTGTTACTGGGAGATGCCGTTCCACACTCACGCGCGCGTCACGATTGAGAACCTCAGCCCAGACGCCGTCGAGAACTTATTCTACCAGATTGATTATACGCTGACAGATGTGCACAAGGATTGCGCTACCTTTCATGCGCAGTGGCGGCGTAGTAATCCCGTGCCGTACATGGATGTGCACACGCTCCTGGATGGCGTTCAGGGCTGGGGACATTACGTAGGAACCTACCTCGCGTGGGGATCAAATAACAACGGCTGGTGGGGCGAAGGCGAAGTGAAGTTCTACCTGGATGGTGACACTGACTGGCCGACGATCTGCGGCACCGGCACGGAAGATTATTTCGGTGGCGCGTGGTGTTTCGAACAGCCTGAAGGCCGCTACGCGACGTATTCGACGCCGTTTCTCGGCCTGCCGCAGATCATCATGCCGGATGGATTGTGGCGCTCACAGCAGCGCTTCGGGATGTACCGCTGGCACGTTATGGACCCGGTTCGTTTTGAGCGCGATCTGCGCGTCACCGTGCAGGCGTTAGGCTGGCGCTCTGCACTCAACGGACAGCGCCGTTTCTTGCCGCTTCAGGACGACATCGCCTCGACCGCGTTTTGGTATCAGGCTGAACCACACGCTCCCTTTCCACAAGCGCCGACATTTAACCAGGTGGAGGTAATCTAG
- a CDS encoding DUF305 domain-containing protein: MLKRMLLVLVVALVALMTQMAYAQGDVTGRAGRAEVRFMEGMIDHHQMALDMAEHCLEKTTTDAVQTLCQGVIDAQTPEIELMRGWLKDWYGIDYTPVPMAQLMEWMGLGAASGMTDMGHGDHTSNPLTDMPLMMGMMSGFDRIDGADYDAAWLEAMIDHHDDALHMSERVLLYAEHDDLRALAQQIIDDQTAEIEQMEDLIVTLSPAR, from the coding sequence ATGCTGAAACGAATGCTGCTGGTTTTGGTTGTGGCGCTGGTAGCGCTCATGACGCAGATGGCCTACGCGCAGGGTGACGTGACTGGGCGCGCAGGACGGGCTGAAGTGCGGTTCATGGAAGGCATGATTGACCATCACCAGATGGCGCTGGACATGGCAGAACATTGCCTTGAAAAGACGACTACAGATGCGGTGCAGACGTTGTGTCAGGGTGTGATCGACGCGCAGACGCCGGAGATCGAGCTGATGCGCGGCTGGCTGAAAGACTGGTACGGCATCGACTACACGCCGGTCCCGATGGCGCAGCTTATGGAGTGGATGGGCCTGGGCGCGGCCAGCGGCATGACGGACATGGGACACGGCGATCATACATCCAATCCCCTGACCGACATGCCGCTGATGATGGGCATGATGTCCGGCTTCGACCGGATCGATGGTGCAGACTATGACGCGGCCTGGCTGGAAGCGATGATCGATCACCACGATGACGCGCTGCACATGTCCGAGCGCGTACTACTTTATGCTGAACACGACGATCTGCGCGCGCTAGCGCAGCAGATCATTGACGACCAGACCGCCGAGATCGAGCAGATGGAAGACCTGATCGTCACGCTATCGCCCGCAAGGTGA